In Armatimonadota bacterium, the genomic stretch TCGACCGCCCGCTGCGAGAGATCGTTATCGGGCTTGGAAACAAGAATGGCCCTGTTCGGACCGACAGCTTTGTGATTACTCCGGCGAGTGAGGTGATGGCCACACTCTGTATGGCGACATCGTTTGCAGACCTCAAAGATCGCCTCGATAAGCTCGTGGTTGGATTACGCCACGACGGAACGCCAGTCACCGCGAAGGACCTTCAAGCAAGCGGCGTGATGGCCGCGTTGCTCAAGGATGCCGCTCGACCGAACTTGGTGCAGACCATGGAAGGCGGCGCGGCGATTCTCCACGGTGGTCCATTTGGCAATATCGCACACGGTTGTTCCAGTATTCAGGGCACGCGGATCGGGCTCTCCCTCGCCGATATCTTGGTGACCGAGGGCGGCTTCGGGTCGGATTTGGGTGGCGAGAAATTCTTGAACATCGTTTGCCCGCGACTAGGACGAGGGCCAGATACGATCGTGCTGGTCGCCACTGTTCGAGCATTGAAGTATCACGGTCGCGGGGACCTGGCGAAAGGTTGCGAAAACCTCGGTCAGCACATCAAACACTTGAAACAATATGGTGTGCCGCTGATCGTCACGCTGAATCGTTTTGCCGACGATACGCCCGAAGACCTCGGGTTTGTGGCCGCCTACGCTGCGGCACAAGGAGTCAATGCCGTTGAATCTGATCCTTGGATGAGCGGCGGAGAGGGGTGCGAAGAACTCGCTGAAATCGTCCGCGAGTCGGTGCAACAACCGAGCAACTTCCAGAACCTTTATGAGCAAGACGATCCGATCGTGACGAAACTAGAGAAATTAGTCATCGGATGCTATGGAGGCAGTTTAGTCACACTCAGCAAGGCCGCGCAATCCAAGCTGAAATGGTTACAGACTCACGGGTATGGAACGCTGCCTGTCTGCGTGGCAAAGACGCAAATGAGCCTGAGCGACGATGCGACGTTACTGGGGGCGCCGAAAAACTTTGAACTGCATGTTCGCGACTTCAAATTGTCGGCTGGCGCGGGTTTCGTGGTTGCGGTGTGCGGAGACATCTTGTTGATGCCAGGAATGGGTAAAGATCCTGCCGCTCATCACATCACCATCTCGGATGATGGCGTGATCAGCGGCATTTACTAGATCCTATTCGTCGCTGCGACCGAAGTTCGAGACAATAAAGTCGAAATCCGTCGATCCGATTTCGCCATCCCAATCGAGGTCGGCGATTTCGATGAAATTCGGACTCGAGGAGTCCAGTCCGAAGATCGAAACGATTGTATCGAAATCGCTGCTTCCGATCTCGCCATCGTCGTCGATATCACCGGTATAGATGGTCGCCGTATACGTCGTCAGGTTGCCAGAACGCATGTCGATTGTCGGTTTGACATTCAAAAATGGCGCAGGAACGATGAACCGGACATCCGCTACCATTCGCTTGGTTTGAATGATGAAGAAGTTGTTCGGTTGACGCGTTGAGGTGCCACTCGAAACCAGTTGGTTCGTCTGGTTGTAGTACGTTTCGTACGGTACAACTCCAGGGCCATCTTGCGGTGTCGGCAGGCCTTGGAAGATCAAGGTGAAGCTACAAGTCGCGGGCATCGCCACTGAGATCTCGCGCGAAGAGAAGGTCCCCCGGCGCGAAATATCGAAGTTGACGTTGTACTCTCGGCTAATCGAATTCGAAACTACTCCCGAGTTCGAATTGCGTGAGATATTTATCTCACGCGTCATCGCCGAGTTCGTTTGTGAACTGTCGGAGTTCAAGCTGACATTCACTTCCCGGGAAACCGCCTCCTCAGCGGTTTGTGCAAACCCGATCGAGGCGCACCCAAGAACGATGCCGCCGATAAAACCTAGGCGAGCCAGCTTCATGGTTTGAACGCACGAACTTGGATCGTGCGGAGCCCTTCGGCGAACGTCAAACTCGTGGTCCAATAGCTCAGCAATTGGTTGCCCGATTGAAATGTCATCGGAGTTTCAAACGCGGCACCGTTGCGCAAATTGCTTCGTAGCACGACAGACCAAGTCCCGTTGGTTGGGATGTTCTTTGCTTGAGCTTGAACCGTGAATGGACCTTCACTTGGAAGTTCGATATCCGGCGCGGTAAGACCTCCAAATGGGTCTGTAGGTGCGCTGATTGAACCGACAGAAACAACCGAGACGGATGGATCAAGATTGTCGGGCCAGAGTTTTGCGACAACGCCGACCGAACCGTAACTCGGAATGGGTGCGGTTGATTGTCCGGTCAAAGCACCATTGATCTTTTCAATTCGAATGCGGCCCTGTCCGCCCGTTGTGTTGTTGCCACCGCCACTGATCGCTTGAAGGTTGCCCGTCCCTGCGAGGGTTTCTGTGATGAAACGAATCGCTCCGCCTGATCCAGCTCCATAAAGATTAAAGCTAACAGAAGGAGCGTTCGCCTGAATAGAGCCGTTGACGGTAAGAGTACCGCGAACGACAAGTAGCAACGCTCCTCCGCCTCCTTGCCCACTGTTTTGGTAGTACGCGCCACCGCCCGATCCACCGATCAACGGGATGATTCTATCGTTTCCATAGAGTGAGCCAAGGCCAATGCCAGCTGTACCGAAGGTTGAATAGGATCCTGAGCCAGCAAGAACTCCGTTAGTCGATGACGGCTGCCCTCCGCCAGGCCCTCCACCCGCCGAGCCCAAAATGGTCCCGGCAGTGTTTCCAAATGCTCCGCCAAAAAATCCGCCAGGACCTGGTTGCGAACCGTTCGAGTTCAAATTAATCGTCCCATCGATGGTTGCGTTCCCTTGAACAATGATCACAACTGGACAGGTATTCGCCCGATTCGAGAAGGTGATGCTAGCGTTCAACGGAATATTGAGGGTACTGAATTTGTAGACAACCGCAAACACATTGTTGTCATAGACGCCTTTGCCCGGGACAGGAGAAACTGCGTCCCAATTTGCTGGGGAGGCCTCGCTAAGTGCCAATACTCTGTTCTCGAAACTGTTGACGTTGATCGCGCCATCGGATGCATCCGTTGTGCCGACGTCGATCAATGCGAATGCGCTTGAGCTACCCAGGACAGTCAAAGCAGCCAATGAAACTAACTTCCCAAAACGAAACATAACAAATACAATAATACAAAACAAAACCCACCAGTGCAAAACCGGTGGGGTGTTTTCTGATTTTTCGAGGAAGGGAAGTCTAAATTACTGACTCTTACAAGCAAGAGCGATGCTGTCAGGCAATTGGTTCGCAAAATATTGCAGAAACTTTTGAGAACGACTTTTTATGTATAGTGCGGTATGGCATTTATTCGTTTTGGTGTCGCTGTTTTCTGCGTTTCACTAGGTGCTGGTGCAGCCCTTGCCCAGCAGCCTCGACCGAATTGGCGCGATTCGTGGGACGCGACCGAAGTCATGATCCCAATGCGCGACGGAGTCAAACTCCACACTGTTTACTTTGTTCCGAAAGGTAAAACGGGCCCGTTTCCGATCCTGATGGAGCGAACCCCGTATGGTTCGGGAACAGCTAACCGACC encodes the following:
- a CDS encoding formate--tetrahydrofolate ligase, whose translation is MNNLDFAQQATLKPIENIAQWANLSDEDYEPLGRHKAKFTASGIQKFGTSSKTGKLVLMTAISPTPAGEGKTTCSVGLAQGLNRIGVKAIPALREPALGPVLGIKGGACGGGKSQVLPMEEINLFFNGDFPAITAAHNVLSAILDSSLNHGNPQNLNTQTIWWPRTMDMIDRPLREIVIGLGNKNGPVRTDSFVITPASEVMATLCMATSFADLKDRLDKLVVGLRHDGTPVTAKDLQASGVMAALLKDAARPNLVQTMEGGAAILHGGPFGNIAHGCSSIQGTRIGLSLADILVTEGGFGSDLGGEKFLNIVCPRLGRGPDTIVLVATVRALKYHGRGDLAKGCENLGQHIKHLKQYGVPLIVTLNRFADDTPEDLGFVAAYAAAQGVNAVESDPWMSGGEGCEELAEIVRESVQQPSNFQNLYEQDDPIVTKLEKLVIGCYGGSLVTLSKAAQSKLKWLQTHGYGTLPVCVAKTQMSLSDDATLLGAPKNFELHVRDFKLSAGAGFVVAVCGDILLMPGMGKDPAAHHITISDDGVISGIY